One window of Mesorhizobium sp. PAMC28654 genomic DNA carries:
- a CDS encoding O-acetylhomoserine aminocarboxypropyltransferase → MTRTPGFNTLAVHAGAKPDPATGARATPIYQTTSFVFDDADHAASLFGLKAFGNIYTRIMNPTQAVLEERVAALEGGTAALAVASGHAAQVIVFHNLMRPGENFIAANKLYGGSINQFGHAFKNYGWEVRWADTNDLSTFENQIDDKTKAIFIESLANPGGTFVDIEKIGEIARKHGLPLIVDNTLASPYLIRPIEHGADIVVHSLTKFIGGHGNSIGGVIVDGGTFDWSKSGKYPMLSEPRPEYGGLVLHETFGNFAFAIAARVLGLRDLGPAISPFNAFLILTGLETLPLRMQRHCDNAVTVAAWLSNHPKVAWVNYPGLPSDKNNALQKKYSPLGAGAVFTFGLKGGYAAGVKFVEALELFSHLANVGDTKSLVIHPASTTHRQLSDEQKVKAGAGPDTVRLSIGIEDVNDIVADLEQALAKV, encoded by the coding sequence ATGACCCGTACGCCTGGTTTCAACACGCTCGCCGTCCATGCCGGCGCCAAGCCGGATCCGGCAACGGGCGCGCGCGCCACGCCGATCTACCAGACCACCTCCTTCGTCTTCGATGATGCCGACCATGCCGCCTCGCTGTTCGGGCTGAAGGCCTTCGGCAACATCTACACCCGCATCATGAACCCGACCCAGGCCGTGCTGGAAGAGCGTGTCGCCGCACTTGAAGGCGGAACTGCAGCACTTGCGGTCGCTTCCGGCCATGCCGCGCAGGTGATTGTGTTCCACAATCTGATGCGGCCCGGCGAGAATTTCATTGCCGCCAACAAGCTCTATGGCGGCTCGATCAACCAGTTTGGCCATGCTTTCAAGAACTATGGCTGGGAGGTGCGCTGGGCCGACACCAATGACCTGTCGACCTTTGAAAACCAGATCGACGACAAGACCAAGGCCATCTTCATAGAGAGCCTTGCCAATCCCGGCGGCACCTTCGTCGACATCGAGAAGATCGGTGAGATCGCGCGCAAGCATGGGCTGCCGCTGATCGTCGACAATACGCTGGCCTCGCCTTACCTGATCCGGCCGATAGAACATGGCGCCGATATTGTCGTCCATTCGTTGACCAAGTTCATCGGCGGCCACGGCAATTCGATCGGCGGCGTCATCGTCGATGGTGGCACCTTCGACTGGTCGAAGTCGGGAAAATACCCGATGCTGTCCGAGCCGCGCCCCGAATATGGCGGCCTTGTCCTGCATGAAACCTTCGGCAATTTCGCTTTCGCCATCGCCGCGCGCGTACTCGGCCTGCGCGACCTCGGCCCGGCCATTTCGCCCTTCAACGCGTTTCTCATCCTGACCGGCCTGGAAACCTTGCCGCTGCGCATGCAGCGCCATTGCGACAATGCGGTCACCGTGGCCGCCTGGCTGTCCAACCATCCCAAGGTTGCCTGGGTGAATTACCCCGGCCTGCCCAGCGACAAGAACAACGCGCTGCAGAAGAAATACTCGCCGCTCGGCGCCGGCGCTGTCTTCACCTTCGGCCTGAAGGGCGGCTACGCGGCAGGCGTGAAGTTCGTCGAAGCGCTGGAACTGTTCTCGCACCTTGCCAATGTCGGTGACACCAAGTCGCTGGTCATCCACCCGGCATCGACAACGCACCGCCAGCTTTCCGACGAGCAGAAGGTCAAGGCTGGAGCAGGGCCGGACACGGTGCGGCTGTCGATCGGTATCGAGGACGTCAACGACATCGTCGCCGACCTCGAACAGGCGCTGGCCAAGGTCTGA
- a CDS encoding cupin domain-containing protein → MSVSNFLPLDANSVEAEAGAPAPDRLISGDPKFRTWNVEERDGGLYAGIWESTPGKWRIEYDEWEFCHILSGVSVITEADGEARTVRAGDSFVLRPGFKGSWEVLETTRKEYVIKL, encoded by the coding sequence ATGAGCGTATCGAATTTCCTGCCCCTCGACGCCAACAGCGTCGAGGCCGAGGCTGGCGCGCCTGCGCCGGATCGCCTGATTTCAGGCGATCCGAAATTCCGCACCTGGAATGTCGAGGAACGCGACGGCGGGCTCTACGCCGGCATCTGGGAATCGACGCCGGGCAAATGGCGGATCGAATATGACGAGTGGGAGTTCTGCCACATCCTGTCCGGCGTTTCGGTAATCACGGAAGCGGACGGCGAAGCGCGCACCGTGCGTGCGGGAGATAGCTTCGTCCTGAGGCCGGGCTTCAAGGGAAGCTGGGAAGTGCTTGAAACGACTCGCAAGGAATATGTGATCAAGCTTTGA
- a CDS encoding cytochrome P450, whose translation MTDLMPPPSYLTFDPATRHLLLDPHEPAFFQDPYEAYAFLHGAANAFFWEEFGFWCFGGFDDVNRLLRDRRFGRQNPAGIPDSRGIGQDRTHLKAFDGIEANSMLELEPPVHTRLRTLVNRAFVSRQVERLRPRVEALANELIDRFDPAGPVDLLPAFAAPLPITIIAEMLGVPVEMGPRLLDWSHQMVAMYMHGRTRETEDTANRAAREFSDFLRGYVTERRKKPGDDLLSLLISAREDGQKLSEDELVSSAILLLNAGHEATVHQTGNAVRSILAQGGDPRRFFTSPEATAATVEECLRFDAPLHMFTRYAYQEIELAPGIVLQPGQTIGLLLGMANHDPKAFANPSAFGPGREDQKNVSFGAGIHFCIGAPLARLELQVSLNTLFERHPGLHLAEQPRFRDTYHFHGLEALSVQL comes from the coding sequence ATGACCGATTTGATGCCGCCACCCTCCTACCTGACCTTCGATCCAGCCACCCGCCACCTGCTGCTGGACCCGCATGAACCGGCCTTTTTCCAGGACCCTTACGAGGCCTATGCCTTTTTGCACGGCGCGGCGAATGCGTTCTTCTGGGAAGAGTTCGGCTTCTGGTGCTTTGGCGGCTTTGACGATGTCAACCGGCTGTTGCGTGATCGCCGCTTCGGCCGGCAGAACCCAGCCGGCATTCCCGACAGCCGTGGCATCGGGCAGGATCGCACGCACCTCAAGGCGTTCGACGGCATCGAGGCCAATTCGATGCTTGAACTGGAACCGCCCGTACATACGCGGCTGAGGACACTGGTCAACCGCGCCTTTGTCTCACGCCAGGTCGAGCGGCTGAGGCCGCGAGTCGAGGCGCTCGCCAACGAATTGATCGACCGTTTCGATCCGGCTGGCCCCGTCGATCTCCTGCCCGCCTTCGCCGCGCCGCTGCCGATCACCATCATTGCCGAAATGCTCGGCGTTCCCGTCGAAATGGGACCGCGACTGCTCGACTGGTCGCACCAGATGGTCGCCATGTACATGCATGGCCGCACGCGCGAGACCGAGGATACGGCCAACCGTGCGGCGCGCGAATTTTCGGATTTCCTGCGCGGCTACGTCACCGAGCGGCGCAAAAAGCCAGGTGATGACCTGCTGTCCTTGCTGATCTCGGCGCGGGAGGATGGCCAGAAACTGTCGGAGGACGAGTTGGTGTCCTCCGCCATCCTGCTGCTCAATGCCGGCCACGAGGCGACGGTCCACCAGACCGGCAATGCCGTTCGCTCGATCCTGGCGCAAGGCGGCGACCCGCGTCGCTTCTTCACCTCGCCCGAAGCGACCGCGGCGACGGTCGAGGAATGCCTGCGCTTTGACGCGCCGCTGCACATGTTCACGCGCTACGCCTATCAGGAGATCGAACTCGCCCCGGGCATCGTCCTGCAGCCGGGCCAGACGATCGGCCTGCTGCTCGGCATGGCCAACCATGATCCGAAAGCCTTCGCCAATCCATCCGCTTTCGGCCCCGGCCGCGAAGACCAGAAGAACGTTTCATTCGGCGCCGGCATCCATTTTTGCATCGGCGCGCCGCTTGCCCGACTTGAACTGCAGGTGTCGCTCAACACCCTGTTCGAACGGCATCCCGGGCTGCATCTTGCCGAACAGCCTCGCTTTCGCGACACCTACCATTTCCATGGGCTGGAAGCGCTCTCCGTCCAACTCTGA
- a CDS encoding NAD(P)/FAD-dependent oxidoreductase: protein MNVIVVGAGIAGLSTAWSLVKSGHNVSIVEQGPIPNPLAASGDHHRVIRRAYRAGTGYGRLITEAYQAWDEMWVDLGENHLDARGFLCISREPGDEAEEYREGLEDGSFPFELFEPDAAVKRWPFLEPGSFRYAYFSPEGGALHCRKIAAGLAKWLHANGANVYEHSKVTEIDAEAGHILLESGETMQADRIVVAAGAWVLKLFPELDGELKTYRTALAYVEPPADLKAVWDTAPVILDVGGKTDGYVIPPTGGTGMKFGSGLHKVPTSDADWNREPVEGEGEAIRNLFSPPIARIEEYRVTEVVTCAYTFTADEKFMAHEKGKCLIVSACSGHGYKFGAAVGRRVAAAVGDGDIAGLKRWLRAEVA, encoded by the coding sequence ATGAATGTGATCGTGGTCGGCGCGGGCATTGCCGGCCTCTCGACGGCGTGGTCCCTGGTCAAGTCAGGCCATAATGTTTCCATTGTCGAGCAAGGGCCGATTCCCAATCCGCTCGCCGCGTCCGGCGACCATCACCGCGTCATCCGCCGCGCCTATCGGGCCGGAACCGGCTATGGCCGGTTAATCACCGAGGCCTATCAAGCCTGGGACGAGATGTGGGTCGACCTCGGCGAGAACCATCTCGATGCGAGAGGCTTCCTTTGCATCTCGCGCGAACCGGGCGACGAGGCCGAAGAATATCGGGAGGGCCTGGAGGACGGGAGTTTTCCGTTCGAGCTGTTCGAACCCGACGCCGCCGTCAAGCGCTGGCCTTTCCTCGAGCCGGGCTCGTTTCGCTACGCTTATTTTTCTCCGGAAGGTGGCGCGCTCCATTGCCGAAAGATTGCGGCGGGACTGGCAAAATGGCTGCACGCCAATGGCGCCAACGTCTACGAACACAGCAAGGTGACGGAAATCGATGCCGAGGCAGGCCATATCTTACTGGAGAGTGGCGAAACCATGCAGGCCGATCGCATCGTCGTCGCGGCCGGCGCCTGGGTCCTGAAACTGTTCCCGGAACTTGACGGCGAGTTGAAGACCTATCGAACCGCTCTTGCCTATGTCGAGCCGCCGGCGGATCTGAAGGCGGTATGGGATACGGCGCCGGTTATCCTCGATGTCGGCGGCAAGACCGATGGCTACGTGATCCCGCCAACAGGCGGCACCGGCATGAAGTTCGGCTCGGGCCTGCACAAGGTGCCAACCAGCGACGCCGATTGGAATCGCGAGCCGGTCGAGGGCGAGGGCGAGGCGATCCGCAACCTGTTCTCACCGCCGATCGCCCGCATCGAGGAGTATCGCGTCACCGAAGTGGTCACCTGTGCCTACACGTTCACCGCCGACGAGAAATTCATGGCGCACGAGAAGGGCAAATGCCTGATCGTCTCGGCCTGTTCCGGCCATGGCTACAAGTTTGGCGCGGCGGTCGGCAGACGCGTCGCGGCGGCCGTCGGTGACGGCGATATCGCCGGCCTGAAGCGTTGGTTGCGGGCTGAGGTTGCTTGA
- a CDS encoding CatB-related O-acetyltransferase has translation MTIAENATAKHWSKVEYLHETVRNPNIHVRGTHSYYSDAWSGSFEESVVRYLHGDEYSLKAWQPAWPIDQLHIGDYVCIGAEAVILLGGNHTHRMDWFSLYPFAEFIVDAYVGKGDTTIGDGVWIGMRAMVMPGVTIGEGAVIASGAIVTKDVTPYTIVAGNPAKPIKSRFAEETTKTLLALKIYDWPKSKFDALKHLVCAEDIDALAAASEQYDAG, from the coding sequence ATGACCATTGCCGAAAATGCAACCGCCAAGCACTGGTCCAAGGTGGAGTATCTGCACGAGACCGTGAGAAATCCGAACATCCATGTTCGGGGTACGCACAGCTATTATAGCGACGCATGGTCGGGGTCGTTCGAGGAGAGCGTGGTGCGCTATCTCCATGGCGACGAATACAGCCTGAAGGCTTGGCAACCGGCCTGGCCGATCGATCAACTCCATATCGGCGACTATGTATGCATCGGCGCGGAAGCAGTGATCCTGCTCGGGGGCAACCACACCCACCGGATGGACTGGTTCAGCCTCTATCCGTTCGCCGAATTCATCGTCGACGCCTATGTCGGCAAGGGCGACACCACCATCGGTGACGGCGTCTGGATCGGCATGCGCGCCATGGTCATGCCCGGCGTCACAATCGGCGAAGGCGCCGTCATCGCGTCGGGAGCGATCGTGACCAAGGACGTCACGCCCTACACGATCGTCGCGGGAAACCCGGCAAAACCGATCAAGTCGCGATTTGCCGAGGAAACAACGAAGACGCTGCTCGCGCTCAAGATTTACGACTGGCCGAAGAGCAAATTCGACGCGCTCAAGCACCTGGTTTGCGCTGAGGACATCGACGCCCTTGCCGCAGCCTCGGAGCAATACGACGCGGGCTGA